The nucleotide sequence CAACGCGAGCAGCCTAGCCGTAGGGCCAATGTTCAAATACAATTTTGGTACGCTCGGCGGCGATGCGACAGTGCCTTTTGCTTACGCCGGATTTGAGTTCAGCTCTGGTGAGAACAGCTACCTATCATTGACCGGCGACTATAGTGGAACCAACTTAGCCTTCGGTGGTGGCGTCAACTTCATGGTGGGACCGAATGTGAGTTTTCAACCACGTCTGGAGCGTTACCAACAATGGCGCAAGACCTCTAGTGGCAACGTCAACGTGACCGCCGGGGGATTCCAAGTGTTGCTCGGTCTTTCGATTTTCATCTGACTCGTTAGGGAGAGGTATCATGAGCACCATGAAACCTGCGGCCGCAGGTACCGCCAACAAGGTCGAAGAACGCAGCTTTACCCAGGGTAAGGTCATATTCAATGCTGGTGATACAGGTGGCGATCTCTTCTTTATCGACGAAGGCGAAGTCGAAATTTACACCGTCAAGGACGGTCAGGAGGTGCGTCTCAGCACCATGCGTCCTGGCGAGATTATCGGTGTCATGACCTGCCTGACTGACGGGCCGCGCATGGCATCCGCGCGGACCTTGACGGCGACGCGCTGCCGCGTCATTCCGCATGCCAGCGTGATGAAGACGGTTGAGACCCTACCACCGTGGCTGAAGATCGTGCTGAAGGAATACGGGGCGCGTCTGGATCAAATGAACTCGTCTTTTGCCTCACAGTCTCTGCGCGTCCGTGAACTTCAAGATAACCAACTCAGTCATCTTTACTATGCACAGCTCATGGTTTCTGCCATCGCTAACATGTCCGAATTTATCGCCATCACCCAAGAAGCTGGCAAGGTCGTCGTTATTGCCGACCTCCTACAACGACTGGAGATGGTCCTCAATTTGGAGCGGCCACTCATCGACCGCATCTACGGCGTCCTCTTGGATTCAGGCCTGATCCGTGTCGAAATCGAACCAGAACGTAAAAGACAGGTCATTAAGCTGCAAGCAGCACAAAAGATGACGCACTTTGTCCAGTTTGTACGCGAGACCAAACACGGTGCTGCCAAAAAATATTTGAAGGCCAAGTTTAATTACAAAGAGACGCGGTTGCTCTCGGCCCTAGTTAAATTTGCCGCGCGTCAGAATATGCCCCTCGATCAGGCCTGTACCCTGCCTTACGATCTGCTGAAGGAAAATTTGCAGAAAGCCATTGGCGTCCCTTTTGAGGAGGCGCTGCTAGCCAAACCAGCGACACTGCAGCTGGTGAGCCTGAAGACCAACCCGGAAGCGGTGGAGATCAGGCCGCAGTCGGTGTCGCGGACGGTAGCCTGCATTGAGGCCGTGCTCAAACTTAAGGAGCTGGATGATCCCTCGGCTAAGAAAAAGTCGGATGCCGCCTGATTTTGGGTAAAAACACTTGCCATAGTGGCGTTAACCCCGATACCTCTATGGCTCGTATTCTCGACTCCCAAGTGCTGCCGCCTGAGGTCCGTTAAGTTACATGTCTTTCGACCAGCCTATCGATGCCGTTCGTAACCGTAAGAATCTGAAACTATTCATTGTAATCGATGATAGCTTGGATTTCCGCTACAAGGTCATCAACCCCAGCGGCGAGGTGTTGATCCTGCCCGACCTCCTCTTTGAGGACGATCCGATCATCGTAGCACCAGAGGATGCGAGCACCGAGTTTTCGCCTGAGCAATTGAGCGCCTATAGCGAGCACTTGGTTAAGGCTGCGGCAGCTGCCGCGGCAGCTAAGCTCGCAGCATCACGCCCAGAGCCACCACGCCGTATTGTGGCCGAGCCTGCACCTCGGCCCAAGACCCGCCGTCAGCAAAGCACTCCGATCCAGACTCGTCGTGGACTAGCTGCCTCGTGGAGCGCTCCGCGCCTGACTTTCTACAAACACAAGATCGAGCCCCTACACCCGAAGCAATCGTTCAAGATCACTGTCGAGGGGACCGGCGACTTCGAGATCACCAAGGAAGACTTCGTAGCTCATTTCAACGACGTCATGATGTCACCGTCATACCGGGCTGATGGGCTGTTTACATACCCCCAGATTCCAGACAAAGCGCTTCGTTACCGCAAGGCCTAAGTCTGCATGCGCGGGGCATCAACTATCAAACCAACGAGTGACAAACCCAAGCGCCTGATGACACGTCATGGCTTCGAGGCGCTAGCCAAGGAGCACGACGAACTGCTGCTAGTCGAGCGACCCAAGGTTGTGCAGGGCATTGCCATAGCGGCCGCCGAGGGTGATCGCTCGGAAAATGCCGAGTATATTTACGGCAAGAAGCGTCTGC is from Deltaproteobacteria bacterium and encodes:
- a CDS encoding cyclic nucleotide-binding domain-containing protein; translated protein: MSTMKPAAAGTANKVEERSFTQGKVIFNAGDTGGDLFFIDEGEVEIYTVKDGQEVRLSTMRPGEIIGVMTCLTDGPRMASARTLTATRCRVIPHASVMKTVETLPPWLKIVLKEYGARLDQMNSSFASQSLRVRELQDNQLSHLYYAQLMVSAIANMSEFIAITQEAGKVVVIADLLQRLEMVLNLERPLIDRIYGVLLDSGLIRVEIEPERKRQVIKLQAAQKMTHFVQFVRETKHGAAKKYLKAKFNYKETRLLSALVKFAARQNMPLDQACTLPYDLLKENLQKAIGVPFEEALLAKPATLQLVSLKTNPEAVEIRPQSVSRTVACIEAVLKLKELDDPSAKKKSDAA